Proteins encoded together in one Mastacembelus armatus chromosome 15, fMasArm1.2, whole genome shotgun sequence window:
- the hectd2 gene encoding probable E3 ubiquitin-protein ligase HECTD2, whose amino-acid sequence MDGEHSALSGFEREREKLPPIYHSSPPAGLGRGAKQPFPSLGTFISTLSQRRDAGGRGLTGGMMGTLSGTPGLRHGRELPPICSDVRQKQRISIDTLPPEVKAPFPSDPVIPLRTKTTKEFQEDVERAVQSGDWREVREFYLTTFDSFIEINAAFKREANGVFNTIDDSGVNAKFVNAVYDALLSTPQDIQKSVLKGIINSLLREWKGPRTKDDLRAYLILVQNPQYSSTSTYVIYAHLLRQIAALSEADHHFLVHWLKKLSARRFRQLVERLLQFISTRLFPAEPDELPPLAKCSWWIPSATKVLSLFNAANSVSSPPIMPFTDFYNITLEHIDFMEEYRTWQNYGHSNRFSFCQFPFILSTVVKKAIIQKDSEQQMISQARQSLVSKVSRRQRVDMNLLFLNIKVRRAQLLSDSLDELTRKRCDLKKKLRVTFVGEAGLDMGGLTKEWFLLLVRQIFHTDYGMFTYMKDSRCHWFSSWKCDNYSEFQLVGTLMGLAVYNSIALDIHFPLYCYRKLLTPPTVSCDQNALVGMATATLEDLQQIMPELAHGLGELLSYEGNVEEDFYLTFQVFQEEVGLVKSYNLKPGGDKILVTKQNRKEYVQLYVDFLLNKSIYKQFAAFYHGFHSVCASDALMLLRPEEVEMLVCGSPELDMSALQKAAQYEGYSKADTTVRCFWDVVLAFPAELQKKLLHFATGSDRVPVGGMADLNFKISKIDVPTDWLPISHTCFNQICLPPYRTRKELKHKLTIAISNAEGFGLE is encoded by the exons GGAGAGAGCTGCCTCCCATCTGCAGTGATGTCCGTCAGAAGCAGCGGATCTCCATCGACACTCTGCCTCCAGAGGTTAAAGCTCCGTTCCCCTCGGACCCCGTCATCCCCCTGCGTACCAAGACCACCAAGGAGTTTCA GGAGGACGTGGAGCGTGCCGTCCAATCAGGTGACTGGAGGGAGGTCAGAGAGTTTTACCTGACCACCTTTGACTCCTTCATAGAAATCAACGCCGCCTTCAAG cgaGAGGCCAACGGCGTCTTTAACACCATCGACGACTCAGGAGTCAACGCCAAGTTTGTCAACGCTGTTTACGACGCGCTGCTCAGCAca cCTCAGGACATCCAGAAGTCGGTGTTAAAGGGGATCATCAACAGCCTGCTGAGGGAGTGGAAAGG gccGCGGACAAAAGACGACCTGCGAGCTTATTTGATTCTGGTCCAG aaccCCCAGTATTCGAGCACCAGCACCTACGTGATCTACGCTCACCTGCTGAGGCAGATCGCAGCTTTGTCTGAGGCCGACCACCACTTCCTGGTTCACTGGCTCAAGAA gctgtCGGCGAGGCGTTTCAGGCAGCTTGTAGAGCGCCTTCTGCAGTTCATCTCCACCCGTCTGTTCCCTGCAGAACCAGACGAACTTCCTCCTCTGGCCAAATGCTCCTGGTGGATTCCCTCTGCAACCAAAGTGCTCAGCCTGTTCA aCGCAGCCAACAgcgtctcctctcctcccatcatGCCTTTCACCGACTTCTACAACATCACGCTGGAGCACATAGACTTCATGGAGGAGTACAGGACCTGGCAGAACTACGGCCACTCAAACAG ATTTTCCTTCTGCCAGTTTCCCTTCATCCTTTCAACAGTGGTGAAGAAAGCCATCATCCAGAAAGACTCAGAGCAGCAGATGATCAGTCAGGCCCGG caaAGCCTGGTCAGCAAAGTCTCTCGCAGGCAGAGAGTGGACATGAACCTCCTGTTCCTCAACATTAAAGTGCGACGAGCGCAGCTCCTCAGCGACTCACTGGATGAG TTGACGAGGAAGCGGTGCGACCTGAAGAAGAAGCTGCGGGTGACGTTTGTCGGGGAGGCGGGGCTGGACATGGGCGGCCTGACGAAGGAGTGGTTCCTGCTGCTGGTCCGACAGATCTTCCACACGGACTACG ggATGTTCACCTACATGAAAGACTCGCGCTGCCATTGGTTCAGCAGTTGGAAGTGTGACAACTATTCGGAGTTCCAGTTGGTTGGGACT CTGATGGGCTTAGCAGTGTACAACAGCATTGCTCTGGACATCCACTTCCCTCTCTACTGTTACAG GAAGCTCCTCACTCCACCCACTGTGTCATGTGACCAAAACGCTCTTGTTGGCATGGCAACCGCCACCTTGGAAGACCTGCAGCAGATCATGCCG GAGCTGGCTCATGGTTTGGGAGAGCTGCTGAGCTACGAGGGAAACGTGGAGGAGGACTTCTACCTCACCTTCCAG GTTTTCCAGGAGGAGGTGGGACTGGTAAAATCCTACAACCTGAAGCCCGGAGGAGACAAAATTCTCGTCACCAAGCAGAACAGGAAGG AGTATGTCCAGCTCTATGTCGACTTCCTGCTGAATAAATCCATTTATAAACAGTTCGCTGCCTTCTACCACGGCTTCCACagtgtgtgtgcctctgatgCACTCATG CTGCTGCGGCCGGAGGAGGTGGAGATGTTGGTGTGTGGCAGCCCGGAGCTGGACATGAGCGCCCTGCAGAAAGCCGCCCAGTATGAAGGATACAGCAAGGCCGACACCACCGTGCG GTGTTTCTGGGACGTGGTCTTGGCGTTCCCTGCCGAGCTGCAGAAGAAGCTCCTTCACTTCGCCACAGGAAGTGACCGCGTTCCTGTCGGAGGAATGGCCGACCTCAACTTCAAAATCTCCAAGATCGACGTTCCGACCGACTG gCTGCCGATCTCACACACGTGCTTCAATCAGATCTGTCTGCCTCCGTATCGAACCAGGAAGGAGCTGAAACACAAACTCACCATCGCCATCTCCAACGCTGAGGGCTTTGGCCTGGAGTGA